From one Streptomyces sp. R41 genomic stretch:
- a CDS encoding LacI family DNA-binding transcriptional regulator produces MNPAKPSKPMGTQGTRTASRSTARSTQTATLAEIAREAGVSAPTVSKVLNGRADVAPATRTRVEELLREYGYRRRRAEATRSPLIDLVFHELESAWAMEVIRGVENVARDEGLSVVLSESAGRLTPGRTWADQVAARRPYGVILVLSGLDESGRALLTSRSIPFVVMDPAGDPGDDVPSIGATNWHGGLAATRHLVELGHTRIGAISGPSRMMCSRARVDGYRAALETAGLPVDPALIRPGNFHHDSGYRAGLELLRLPDRPTAVFAGNDLQALGLYEAARELGLRVPQDLSVVGFDDLPVARWVGPPLTTVRQPLTEMAEAAAKLVLELGRAEGASAATRVELATTLVVRSSTGAPAA; encoded by the coding sequence ATGAATCCCGCGAAGCCGTCAAAACCCATGGGAACACAGGGAACACGCACGGCGTCGCGCTCGACCGCGCGGTCGACGCAGACCGCGACGCTCGCCGAGATCGCCCGCGAGGCAGGCGTGTCGGCTCCGACTGTTTCGAAGGTGCTCAACGGCCGCGCCGATGTGGCCCCGGCGACCCGCACCCGTGTCGAGGAGCTGCTGCGCGAGTACGGCTACCGGCGCCGCCGGGCCGAGGCGACCCGCTCGCCCCTCATCGACCTGGTCTTCCACGAGCTGGAGAGCGCCTGGGCGATGGAGGTCATCCGGGGCGTCGAGAACGTCGCCCGGGACGAGGGGCTGAGCGTGGTCCTCTCCGAGAGCGCGGGCCGGCTGACCCCCGGCCGCACCTGGGCCGACCAGGTCGCCGCGCGCCGCCCGTACGGCGTGATCCTGGTGCTGTCCGGGCTCGACGAGTCCGGGCGGGCGCTGCTGACCAGCAGATCCATCCCGTTCGTCGTGATGGACCCGGCCGGCGACCCGGGCGACGACGTGCCGTCCATCGGTGCCACGAACTGGCACGGCGGGCTGGCCGCGACGCGCCATCTCGTCGAGCTGGGCCACACCCGGATCGGCGCGATCAGCGGACCGTCGCGGATGATGTGCAGCCGCGCCCGGGTCGACGGCTATCGCGCCGCACTGGAGACGGCGGGGCTGCCGGTCGACCCGGCGCTGATCCGGCCGGGGAACTTCCACCACGACAGTGGGTATCGAGCAGGACTCGAGCTGCTCCGCCTGCCCGACCGGCCCACCGCCGTCTTCGCGGGCAACGACCTGCAGGCGCTCGGCCTGTACGAGGCCGCGCGCGAGCTGGGACTGCGCGTCCCGCAGGACCTGAGCGTCGTCGGGTTCGACGATCTGCCGGTGGCGCGCTGGGTCGGGCCGCCGCTGACGACCGTACGGCAGCCGCTGACGGAGATGGCGGAGGCGGCGGCGAAGCTGGTGCTCGAACTGGGGCGTGCGGAGGGGGCGTCGGCGGCAACCCGAGTGGAGTTGGCGACGACTCTGGTGGTGCGCAGCAGTACGGGGGCGCCTGCGGCGTAG
- a CDS encoding endo-1,4-beta-xylanase — protein sequence MRSLRSGLSLASLFTGIAALGALLVAAPAAHAADTPLRDLAAAKGKVIGTAVTGSKLTGTYGDIAGTQFNSLTPGNAMKWGSVEPTRGSFNWAEADQIVAFAQAHNQQVRGHTLVWHSQNPSWLTNGTWTSAELSGLLQEHITTEVTRYKGKVAAWDVVNEPFNEDGTYRSTLWYNGLGADYIAQALTWAHAADPSAKLYINDYNVEGVGAKSTALYNLVKSLKDRGIPIDGVGLQAHLILGQVPATLQQNIQRFADLGVDVAITELDIRMQLPSDSAKLTQQAADYKAVFDACVAVSRCYGVTVWGFTDSDSWIPDVFSGYGAATPYDENYAPKPAYYAIATSLGGTSTPPPTGACAATYSVTSQWNTGFTGQVKIACSGAALASWKVSWTYGAGQRITQAWNATCTQSAAAVTCVNASYNAAVPDGGSVTFGFNASWSGSNPVPTVTLG from the coding sequence ATGAGATCCCTGAGATCAGGCTTATCCCTGGCGTCGCTGTTCACCGGTATCGCCGCCCTCGGCGCCCTGCTGGTCGCGGCCCCCGCCGCCCACGCCGCCGACACCCCCCTCCGCGACCTCGCCGCCGCCAAGGGCAAGGTCATCGGCACCGCCGTCACCGGCTCCAAGCTCACGGGTACGTACGGCGACATCGCCGGGACCCAGTTCAACTCGCTGACCCCGGGCAACGCCATGAAGTGGGGCTCCGTCGAGCCCACCCGGGGCAGCTTCAACTGGGCGGAGGCCGACCAGATCGTCGCCTTCGCCCAGGCCCACAACCAGCAGGTGCGCGGCCACACCCTGGTCTGGCACAGCCAGAACCCGAGCTGGCTGACCAACGGCACCTGGACGTCCGCCGAGCTGAGCGGCCTGCTCCAGGAGCACATCACCACCGAAGTGACCCGCTACAAAGGCAAGGTGGCCGCCTGGGACGTGGTGAACGAGCCCTTCAACGAGGACGGCACCTACCGCTCGACCCTCTGGTACAACGGCCTCGGCGCCGACTACATAGCCCAGGCCCTGACCTGGGCCCACGCGGCCGACCCGAGCGCCAAGCTCTACATCAACGACTACAACGTCGAGGGCGTGGGCGCGAAGAGCACCGCCCTGTACAACCTGGTCAAGTCGCTGAAGGACCGCGGCATCCCCATCGACGGCGTCGGCCTCCAGGCCCATCTGATCCTCGGCCAGGTCCCCGCGACCCTCCAGCAGAACATCCAGCGCTTCGCCGACCTCGGCGTCGACGTCGCGATCACCGAGCTGGACATTCGTATGCAACTTCCCTCGGACAGTGCGAAGTTGACGCAGCAGGCGGCCGACTACAAGGCCGTGTTCGACGCGTGCGTGGCCGTGTCCAGGTGCTACGGCGTCACCGTCTGGGGCTTCACCGACTCCGACTCCTGGATCCCGGACGTCTTCTCGGGGTATGGCGCGGCGACACCGTACGACGAGAACTACGCGCCGAAACCGGCGTACTACGCGATCGCGACCTCACTGGGCGGTACGTCGACGCCTCCTCCCACGGGCGCGTGCGCGGCGACGTACAGCGTCACGAGCCAATGGAACACGGGCTTCACGGGTCAGGTGAAGATCGCCTGTTCCGGGGCCGCGCTGGCGTCCTGGAAAGTGAGCTGGACGTACGGCGCGGGTCAGCGGATCACCCAGGCCTGGAACGCCACCTGCACCCAGTCCGCAGCCGCGGTGACGTGCGTGAACGCCTCCTACAACGCGGCGGTGCCGGACGGCGGATCGGTGACGTTCGGGTTCAACGCGTCATGGAGCGGGAGCAATCCGGTGCCCACGGTCACACTGGGCTGA
- a CDS encoding LCP family protein, with amino-acid sequence MLKAAGIAFAGVLVLSAAGAGWAYWHLNHNIKSVDINSALGDDRPARAVSTPSVSASASASASPLPSGALNILVLGSDSRSGKANAKLGGGSSSGARSDTAMVVHIDEGRTKATVVSIPRDTLVTRPSCPTSSGGATSVAYNAMFNSAYSVGGPVCAVKTVESLTNVRMDHYIEIDFSGFADLVDALGGVTVTTDEDIDDDKSHLHLTAGEHHLDGTKALALARTRHGIGDGSDLGRIGLQQKLVKALLKQIASTDLLTDPTKLYKVANAVTGSLTTDTGLDSLGELMKLGQSLKGLSSEDVKTVMMPVVTAPSDRNRVVANEPEASELWASLK; translated from the coding sequence CTGCTGAAGGCCGCCGGCATCGCGTTCGCCGGCGTCCTCGTACTCTCCGCCGCGGGGGCGGGCTGGGCCTATTGGCACCTGAACCACAACATCAAGAGCGTCGACATCAACAGCGCGCTGGGCGACGACCGCCCGGCGAGGGCCGTGTCGACCCCGTCGGTGTCCGCGTCGGCCTCGGCCTCCGCCTCTCCGCTGCCGAGTGGCGCGCTGAACATCCTCGTCCTCGGCTCCGACTCCCGCAGCGGCAAGGCGAACGCGAAGCTCGGCGGCGGCAGCAGCTCCGGCGCCCGCTCGGACACGGCGATGGTCGTCCACATCGACGAAGGCCGTACGAAGGCGACCGTGGTGAGCATTCCCCGGGACACCCTGGTGACCCGCCCGTCGTGCCCCACGTCGTCTGGCGGGGCGACCTCGGTGGCGTACAACGCGATGTTCAACAGCGCGTACTCGGTGGGCGGCCCGGTCTGTGCGGTGAAGACGGTCGAGTCCCTGACCAATGTCCGCATGGACCACTACATCGAGATCGACTTCTCCGGTTTCGCGGACCTCGTCGACGCGCTCGGCGGCGTCACCGTCACGACGGACGAGGACATCGACGACGACAAGAGCCATCTGCACCTCACGGCCGGCGAACACCACCTCGACGGCACGAAGGCGCTGGCCCTGGCCCGCACCCGTCATGGCATAGGCGACGGCAGCGACCTGGGGCGCATAGGCCTGCAACAGAAACTGGTGAAGGCCCTGTTGAAGCAGATCGCGTCTACCGATCTGCTCACCGATCCCACCAAGCTCTACAAGGTCGCGAACGCGGTAACGGGCAGCCTGACGACGGACACGGGTCTCGACTCGCTGGGTGAGCTGATGAAGCTGGGCCAGAGCCTGAAGGGCCTGTCGTCCGAGGACGTCAAGACGGTGATGATGCCGGTGGTGACGGCTCCGTCGGACCGCAACCGGGTGGTGGCGAACGAGCCGGAGGCGAGCGAGCTGTGGGCGTCGCTGAAGTGA
- a CDS encoding YciI family protein → MPRYLSLVQIDQSTMPAEGPSPELMQRMGELIEEVTKAGVMLDTAGLTPSEQGTRVHWKGGDISVTDGPFTESKEVVGGYAIMQCKDKAEALEWTKKFLKVHEDYWTVTCEVREIAEG, encoded by the coding sequence ATGCCCCGCTATCTCTCCCTCGTCCAGATCGACCAGTCCACCATGCCCGCCGAGGGCCCCAGCCCCGAGCTGATGCAGCGCATGGGCGAACTGATCGAGGAGGTCACCAAAGCCGGGGTCATGCTCGACACGGCCGGGCTGACCCCGTCAGAGCAGGGCACCCGCGTGCACTGGAAGGGCGGCGACATCTCCGTCACCGACGGGCCCTTCACCGAGTCGAAGGAGGTCGTCGGCGGCTACGCGATCATGCAGTGCAAGGACAAGGCCGAGGCGCTGGAGTGGACCAAGAAGTTCCTCAAGGTGCACGAGGACTACTGGACGGTCACGTGCGAGGTGCGGGAGATCGCGGAGGGCTGA
- a CDS encoding RNA polymerase sigma factor, with translation MSSPQPSADAHDAATDPRRAIETVFRIESPRIIAGVARIVRDIGIAEELAQDALVAALEQWPRDGVPDNPGAWLMATARHRAVDLIRRRENYARKLAEIGRTLETTAPPEEPADPDDIDDDLLRLVFTACHPVLSAEARIALTLRLLGGLTTAEIARAFLVPEPTVAQRIVRAKRTLAARNVAFEVPYGPEREARLGSVLDVIYLIFNEGYAATAGDDWLRPALCEDALRLARVLSGLMPKEPEVHALASLLEFQASRAAARTGPNGEPVLLKDQNRRRWNRMLIARGITALDRADATATGAPGAYALQAAIAACHAHAYTYEETDWKSIATLYGLLAARAPSPVVELNRAVAVSMAQGPAEALEIVDALAAEPALRDYHLLPSVRGDLLARLGRTTEARQELARAADLARNERERQLLLARLHSLPVQ, from the coding sequence GTGAGCAGCCCACAGCCCTCCGCCGACGCGCACGACGCCGCGACCGACCCCCGCCGCGCCATCGAAACCGTCTTCCGCATCGAGTCCCCCCGCATCATCGCCGGCGTCGCCCGCATCGTCCGCGACATCGGCATCGCCGAGGAGCTCGCCCAGGACGCGCTGGTCGCGGCACTCGAGCAGTGGCCGCGCGACGGGGTGCCGGACAACCCGGGCGCCTGGCTCATGGCCACCGCCCGGCATCGCGCCGTCGACCTGATCCGGCGCCGGGAGAACTACGCCCGCAAGCTGGCGGAGATCGGCCGCACCCTGGAGACGACGGCCCCGCCCGAGGAGCCCGCCGACCCGGACGACATCGACGACGACCTGCTGCGGCTGGTCTTCACCGCCTGTCACCCGGTCCTCTCCGCCGAGGCCCGCATCGCCCTCACTCTGCGCCTGCTCGGCGGACTGACGACGGCCGAGATCGCCCGCGCGTTCCTGGTCCCCGAGCCGACCGTCGCCCAGCGCATCGTCCGCGCCAAGCGCACCCTCGCCGCCAGGAACGTCGCCTTCGAGGTGCCCTACGGCCCCGAGCGCGAGGCCCGGCTCGGCTCCGTACTGGACGTCATCTACCTGATCTTCAACGAGGGGTACGCCGCCACGGCCGGCGACGACTGGCTGCGCCCCGCGCTGTGCGAGGACGCGCTGCGGCTGGCCCGCGTGCTCTCCGGGCTGATGCCCAAGGAGCCCGAAGTGCACGCCCTGGCCTCCCTCCTGGAGTTCCAGGCCTCCCGCGCCGCCGCCCGCACCGGCCCGAACGGCGAGCCCGTCCTCCTCAAGGACCAGAACCGCCGCCGCTGGAACCGCATGCTCATCGCCCGCGGGATCACGGCCCTGGACCGCGCCGACGCCACTGCCACCGGCGCCCCGGGCGCGTACGCCCTCCAGGCCGCCATCGCCGCCTGCCACGCGCACGCTTACACGTACGAGGAGACCGACTGGAAGAGCATCGCCACCCTCTACGGCCTGCTCGCCGCCCGCGCCCCGTCCCCGGTCGTCGAGCTCAACCGCGCGGTCGCGGTGTCGATGGCGCAGGGGCCGGCCGAGGCGCTGGAGATCGTCGACGCCCTCGCCGCGGAACCCGCCCTGCGCGACTACCACCTGCTGCCCAGCGTGCGCGGGGACCTGCTGGCGCGCCTCGGGCGTACGACGGAGGCGCGCCAAGAGCTCGCACGGGCCGCCGATCTGGCACGCAACGAACGGGAGCGGCAGCTGTTGCTGGCGAGACTCCATTCCCTTCCTGTTCAGTAA
- a CDS encoding cell wall-binding repeat-containing protein, whose amino-acid sequence MRSSRSVRSVRSARSARSSARRRLVALTAATALAAGTVALLAPGASADTPGWAAANGILTGDVDGSVSQMYENGTAPVQRLKNAMKPDWSPDGSRMAYVNQTTGRVNVVRHDFTGAVELPVKTTNTILADDPTFWGRGSRVVFTLSGRLRVAPPDGTREQQHLFATAQEGCDTQPSGAIDGKLVFIRSGSTCSGDYRFGAVWLYDGATGAFTKLVDGKANGPAISPDGTKVAYTVGGKLYTVGVDGAGATQLATDETGYIWKPAWSPDGTWLAYHLQTPSPDFATEDHVLDVDTGTVKVLYDTPTTAKWDLAWQPLRKNGVGRVWGADVYGSNIAASRWTWNTVGQSESGLMNASSAVLVSKDSSSYALTAPALAGKKHGPVLLTSGSSLSSSVQSELKRVLKPGASVYLVGGTSILSSSVSSKVSSLGFTPKRLAGTSRYSTSVAVAKSITSAPDYVFIATGTDYHSALAAAAAAGADGTSSKAVVVLNDGNSLTSSVKSYLNGLDPRDTYMIPVGGSAKYALTHTSFSNWPSTYTYYPVTASTHEGTAAALARFWWGGPANAALASVDSWRGGTSAASAINVFGPLLWTSVDALPADTKNYLVRGAANLNYLAVFGGTGSVSTAALNSAGAAISASSSQWDYTPYYNGLEPTASSAYSTAPSPETGARPDLGSLRTTVTR is encoded by the coding sequence TTGCGATCTTCCAGATCCGTCAGATCCGTCAGATCGGCCAGATCGGCCCGATCTTCCGCGCGCCGCAGACTCGTCGCGCTCACCGCCGCCACGGCCCTGGCCGCCGGCACCGTGGCCCTGCTCGCGCCGGGCGCGTCGGCCGACACCCCCGGCTGGGCCGCGGCCAACGGCATCCTCACCGGCGACGTGGACGGCTCCGTCTCGCAGATGTACGAGAACGGCACCGCGCCCGTCCAGCGCCTCAAGAACGCGATGAAGCCCGACTGGTCGCCCGACGGCAGCCGCATGGCCTACGTCAACCAGACCACGGGCCGCGTCAACGTGGTCCGCCACGACTTCACGGGCGCCGTGGAGCTCCCGGTCAAGACGACCAACACGATCCTCGCCGACGACCCGACCTTCTGGGGGCGGGGCAGCCGGGTCGTGTTCACGCTGAGCGGGCGCCTGCGCGTGGCGCCGCCGGACGGCACGCGTGAGCAGCAGCACCTGTTCGCCACCGCGCAGGAGGGCTGCGACACCCAGCCCAGCGGCGCGATCGACGGCAAGCTGGTGTTCATCCGCTCGGGCAGCACTTGCAGCGGCGACTACCGCTTCGGCGCCGTATGGCTCTACGACGGAGCGACCGGTGCCTTCACCAAGCTGGTGGACGGCAAGGCCAACGGCCCGGCCATCTCCCCGGACGGCACCAAGGTCGCCTACACGGTCGGCGGCAAGCTGTACACCGTCGGCGTGGACGGCGCCGGCGCGACCCAGCTGGCGACGGACGAGACCGGCTACATCTGGAAGCCCGCCTGGTCGCCCGACGGCACCTGGCTGGCGTACCACCTGCAGACGCCCTCGCCCGACTTCGCGACGGAGGACCACGTCCTCGACGTCGACACCGGCACCGTCAAGGTCCTCTACGACACGCCCACCACGGCCAAGTGGGACCTCGCCTGGCAGCCGCTGCGCAAGAACGGCGTCGGCCGGGTCTGGGGCGCCGACGTCTACGGCAGCAACATCGCCGCGTCCCGCTGGACCTGGAACACCGTCGGCCAGAGCGAGTCGGGCCTGATGAACGCCTCGTCCGCCGTGCTGGTCTCCAAGGACAGCTCGTCGTACGCGCTGACGGCCCCCGCGCTCGCGGGCAAGAAGCACGGGCCGGTCCTGCTGACCTCGGGCAGCTCGCTGTCCTCGTCCGTGCAGAGCGAGCTCAAGCGGGTCCTCAAGCCCGGCGCGAGCGTCTACCTCGTCGGCGGTACGTCGATCCTGAGCAGCAGCGTCTCCTCGAAGGTCTCCTCGCTCGGCTTCACCCCGAAGCGACTGGCCGGCACGTCCCGCTACTCGACCTCGGTCGCCGTCGCCAAGTCCATCACCAGCGCGCCGGACTACGTCTTCATCGCCACCGGCACGGACTACCACTCGGCGCTCGCCGCCGCGGCGGCCGCCGGCGCGGACGGCACGAGCAGCAAGGCGGTCGTCGTGCTCAACGACGGCAACTCGCTGACCTCGTCCGTGAAGTCGTACCTCAACGGCCTGGACCCGCGCGACACGTACATGATCCCGGTCGGCGGCTCGGCGAAGTACGCCCTGACGCACACGTCGTTCTCCAACTGGCCGTCGACGTACACCTATTACCCGGTCACGGCGTCCACCCACGAGGGCACCGCCGCCGCGCTCGCCCGCTTCTGGTGGGGCGGCCCGGCCAACGCCGCGCTCGCCTCCGTCGACAGCTGGCGGGGCGGCACCTCGGCCGCCTCGGCGATAAACGTCTTCGGCCCCCTGCTGTGGACGAGCGTCGACGCCCTGCCCGCCGACACCAAGAACTATCTGGTCAGAGGCGCCGCGAACCTCAACTACCTGGCGGTCTTCGGCGGCACCGGCTCGGTGTCGACCGCGGCGCTGAACTCCGCGGGCGCGGCGATCAGCGCGAGCAGCAGCCAGTGGGACTACACGCCGTACTACAACGGCCTCGAGCCGACGGCGAGTTCGGCGTACTCGACGGCACCGTCCCCGGAGACCGGAGCTCGCCCGGACCTCGGGTCGCTGCGGACGACGGTCACCCGGTAG
- a CDS encoding methyltransferase domain-containing protein — protein MNDVSFASLLTPEGRALLDEVRGTEPAQELAVATRLRREYPAELVSAALGQARLRQRAAAKFGAKDAERMFFTPHGVEQSTRTSVATYRAQRFRALGMRSVADLCCGIGGDAIALARAGIRVLAVDRDPTTVAVARANADALGLADLIEVREADVTEVDTAPYDAVFVDPARRGGRGRIFDPEAYSPPLSWAVAAALKAPLAALKIAPGIPHEAVPAEAEAEWISDGGDVKEAVLWFGTEPGLVRATLLPGPRELRGRGLPNPRVRPLGRYLYEPDGAVIRAHLVAEVADDLDGGLIDETIAYVTADELRPTPYATAYEITDQLPFNVKKLKALLREREVGTLTVKKRGSAVEPEELRRKVKPQGPNSATVFLTRVAGAPTMLVGAPARSATG, from the coding sequence GTGAACGACGTCTCCTTCGCCTCCCTGCTCACCCCCGAGGGCCGCGCCCTGCTCGACGAGGTGCGGGGCACCGAACCGGCACAGGAACTGGCCGTCGCCACCCGGCTGCGCCGCGAGTATCCGGCCGAGCTGGTCTCGGCGGCCCTCGGGCAGGCACGGCTGCGCCAGCGGGCGGCGGCGAAGTTCGGGGCGAAGGACGCGGAGCGGATGTTCTTCACCCCGCACGGGGTCGAGCAGTCGACGCGGACGAGCGTGGCGACCTACCGCGCGCAGCGGTTCCGGGCGCTGGGCATGCGCTCCGTCGCCGACCTCTGCTGCGGCATCGGCGGCGACGCCATCGCGCTGGCCCGCGCCGGGATCCGGGTCCTCGCCGTCGACCGCGATCCGACGACGGTGGCGGTCGCCCGCGCGAACGCCGACGCGCTCGGTCTCGCCGACCTCATCGAGGTGCGCGAGGCGGATGTCACGGAGGTGGACACCGCGCCGTACGACGCGGTCTTCGTGGACCCGGCCCGGCGGGGCGGCCGTGGCCGGATCTTCGACCCGGAGGCGTATTCGCCCCCGCTGTCCTGGGCGGTCGCAGCGGCCCTGAAGGCGCCGCTCGCCGCGCTGAAGATCGCCCCCGGCATCCCCCACGAGGCGGTCCCCGCCGAGGCGGAGGCCGAGTGGATCTCGGACGGCGGGGATGTGAAGGAGGCCGTGCTGTGGTTCGGCACCGAACCCGGTCTGGTGCGGGCCACGCTGCTGCCGGGACCACGCGAGCTGCGCGGCCGCGGGCTCCCGAACCCTCGAGTCCGGCCACTGGGCCGCTACTTGTACGAGCCCGACGGCGCCGTCATCCGCGCCCATCTGGTCGCGGAGGTGGCCGATGACCTCGACGGCGGGCTCATCGACGAGACGATCGCGTACGTCACGGCGGACGAGCTGCGCCCGACGCCGTACGCGACCGCGTACGAGATCACCGACCAACTCCCCTTCAACGTGAAGAAGTTGAAGGCGCTGCTGCGGGAGCGTGAGGTCGGGACGCTGACCGTGAAGAAGCGGGGGTCGGCGGTGGAGCCGGAGGAATTGCGCAGGAAGGTCAAGCCGCAGGGGCCCAACTCGGCCACGGTCTTCCTCACGCGGGTGGCGGGGGCGCCGACCATGCTCGTCGGCGCCCCCGCCCGGTCGGCTACCGGGTGA
- a CDS encoding polysaccharide deacetylase family protein: protein MRPVRQNDKNRAKGTRLRGGFGARGGAGSRAGAGFCGCARSRGAGFRGAVAVLALAALVSGCADGDGVRPAPGQQAMKAPPARALYSYAAKLRLAQAQRAAAAKRWGLARTPLTAPPAPAKKPVIRAREGFEVDDQEELDLPPVFTTIPTKDKVVFLTIDDGEEKDPKFLRMMSDLKIPYTAFLSNYLIKDDYGYFRKMRDRGMTLNNHTLHHPYLPGLSYAEQKYEICGMQSVMKKQFGKRPTVFRPPYGNYNRDTLRAAKSCGIKYAPIWDEEVFVDHWEYREWDQDLHPGDIVLTHFRGRNDWQGTMPDMVRRFMKKVTDEGYAVARLEDYL, encoded by the coding sequence ATGCGACCTGTACGACAAAATGATAAAAACAGGGCGAAGGGGACGCGGCTTCGCGGTGGATTCGGCGCCCGCGGGGGTGCCGGTTCCCGCGCGGGCGCCGGCTTTTGCGGGTGCGCCCGTTCCCGCGGCGCCGGTTTCCGCGGTGCGGTCGCCGTGCTCGCTCTCGCCGCACTCGTCTCCGGCTGCGCCGACGGTGACGGCGTGCGGCCGGCCCCCGGTCAGCAGGCGATGAAGGCGCCCCCCGCCCGCGCCCTCTACTCGTACGCCGCCAAGCTCCGCCTCGCGCAGGCCCAGCGGGCCGCCGCGGCCAAGCGCTGGGGACTGGCCAGGACGCCGCTGACGGCCCCGCCCGCGCCCGCCAAGAAGCCGGTGATCAGGGCCCGCGAGGGATTCGAGGTCGACGACCAGGAGGAGCTGGACCTGCCCCCGGTCTTCACCACCATCCCCACCAAGGACAAGGTCGTCTTCCTCACCATCGACGACGGCGAGGAGAAGGACCCGAAGTTCCTGCGGATGATGAGCGATCTGAAGATCCCGTACACCGCCTTCCTCAGCAACTACCTGATCAAGGACGACTACGGGTACTTCCGGAAGATGCGCGACCGGGGCATGACGCTGAACAACCACACGCTCCACCACCCCTACCTGCCCGGACTCTCGTACGCGGAGCAGAAGTACGAGATCTGTGGCATGCAGTCCGTGATGAAGAAGCAGTTCGGCAAGCGCCCGACGGTCTTCCGGCCCCCGTACGGCAACTACAACCGGGACACCCTGCGCGCCGCCAAGTCCTGCGGCATCAAGTACGCGCCCATCTGGGACGAGGAAGTCTTCGTCGACCACTGGGAGTACCGCGAGTGGGACCAGGACCTGCACCCCGGCGACATCGTCCTCACCCACTTCCGCGGCCGGAACGACTGGCAGGGCACCATGCCCGACATGGTCCGCCGCTTCATGAAGAAAGTGACGGACGAGGGATACGCGGTGGCCCGCCTGGAGGACTACCTGTGA
- a CDS encoding polysaccharide deacetylase family protein produces MRVRRLVAGLLAAALLSGCAQSVDPIERLGKKAAQKVRPRESAYRRWGLAAPLARAPKPPARTTARTAGPGLPPVVDHVPTRDKVVFLTYDDGAERDPRFVDMVRELRLPVSVFLTDSVVGPGYGHFAQLRAVGADMQNHTLDHATLRGLPYLGQRAEICGQQDKLKQRFGIRPRLLRPPYGRYDSTTLRAAGDCGVAAVVLWRASMRAEGLRYAEGDRLRPGDIVLARPEDTDDVTLIDSTTRLLRRVQAQGFTVARLEDYL; encoded by the coding sequence GTGAGGGTGCGGCGACTGGTCGCGGGGCTGCTCGCGGCCGCTCTGCTGAGCGGCTGCGCGCAGTCCGTCGACCCGATCGAGCGGCTGGGCAAGAAGGCGGCGCAGAAAGTACGGCCGCGCGAGTCGGCGTACCGCCGCTGGGGGCTCGCCGCCCCGCTCGCCCGGGCGCCGAAACCACCCGCCCGGACCACCGCCCGCACCGCGGGTCCGGGACTGCCGCCCGTCGTGGACCATGTCCCCACCCGCGACAAGGTGGTCTTCCTGACGTACGACGACGGCGCCGAGCGCGATCCGCGGTTCGTCGACATGGTCCGTGAACTGCGGCTGCCGGTCAGCGTGTTCCTCACGGACAGTGTCGTCGGACCGGGGTACGGACACTTCGCGCAGCTGCGCGCGGTCGGCGCCGACATGCAGAACCACACCCTCGACCACGCCACCCTGCGCGGCCTGCCGTACCTCGGCCAGCGCGCCGAGATCTGCGGCCAGCAGGACAAGCTCAAACAGCGCTTCGGCATCCGGCCCCGGCTGCTGCGGCCCCCGTACGGCCGGTACGACAGCACGACGTTGCGCGCGGCGGGGGACTGCGGGGTCGCGGCGGTCGTACTGTGGCGCGCGTCGATGAGGGCGGAAGGGCTGCGGTACGCCGAGGGTGACCGGCTGCGGCCCGGCGACATCGTTCTCGCCCGTCCGGAGGACACCGACGATGTCACGCTCATCGATTCGACGACCCGGCTGCTGCGCCGCGTCCAGGCGCAGGGATTCACGGTGGCCCGCCTCGAGGACTACCTCTGA
- the groES gene encoding co-chaperone GroES, with the protein MTTASSKVAIKPLEDRIVVQPLDAEQTTASGLVIPDTAKEKPQEGVVLAVGPGRFEDGNRLPLDVTVGDVVLYSKYGGTEVKYNGEEYLVLSARDVLAIIEK; encoded by the coding sequence GTGACGACCGCCAGCTCCAAGGTTGCCATCAAGCCGCTCGAGGACCGCATTGTGGTCCAGCCGCTCGACGCCGAGCAGACCACGGCCTCTGGCCTGGTCATCCCGGACACCGCGAAGGAGAAGCCCCAGGAGGGCGTCGTCCTTGCCGTGGGCCCGGGCCGCTTCGAGGACGGTAACCGTCTTCCGCTCGACGTCACTGTCGGCGACGTCGTGCTGTACAGCAAGTACGGCGGCACCGAGGTGAAGTACAACGGCGAGGAGTACCTCGTCCTCTCGGCTCGCGACGTGCTCGCGATCATCGAGAAGTAA